One genomic segment of Helianthus annuus cultivar XRQ/B chromosome 14, HanXRQr2.0-SUNRISE, whole genome shotgun sequence includes these proteins:
- the LOC110876434 gene encoding uncharacterized protein LOC110876434 — translation MAGNFNFSINRFWGRTLLDYETVEAIGRSGGLLTIWDPTVFEKFGVIKNRNFLAVAGKLRITGDVVLVVNIYAQNDPIERRALWGELVQLRRSQPGMWVFLGDFNDVRRPEERCGSSRISNGRKKYTYRSDNGTNMSKLDRFLVSRDFMGKWPLASVTALSNLVSDHCPILLSTVEIDYGKIPIRLFNSWFEIPGAVEYVENLMAVFRFQGPADLALDVKLKWVKKRLKEWVYSRKSEMNSEYNAKVKRLEEIEVVAEQRLLNQVELEERAECKDLISEMDRLKSMDMRQKSRYDGLRTGTRTQSTSTG, via the exons ATGGCAGGTAATTTCAATTTTTCGATTAACCGTTTTTGGGGCAGAACATTACTGGACTATGAAACGGTGGAGGCGATTGGTAGATCTGGGGGTCTTCTAACGATTTGGGATCCCACTGTGTTCGAAAAATTCGGGGTGATAAAGAACCGTAATTTTTTAGCGGTCGCCGGCAAACTCCGAATAACCGGGGATGTTGTGTTAGTTGTTAACATATACGCACAGAACGATCCGATCGAAAGACGTGCGTTGTGGGGGGAATTGGTGCAGCTCAGGAGATCACAACCAGGGATGTGGGTGTTTCTCGGTGATTTCAACGACGTAAGGAGACCTGAAGAGAG ATGCGGATCTAGTCGAATATCAAATGGGCGAAAAAAATATACATACAGGTCGGATAATGGTACAAACATGAGTAAATTGGACAGGTTCTTGGTAAGTAGAGATTTCATGGGTAAATGGCCGTTGGCTTCGGTTACGGCTTTATCAAACCTGGTCTCTGACCATTGTCCTATACTTCTATCCACGGTGGAAATAGATTACGGAAAGATCCCGATTCGTTTGTTCAACTCCTGGTTCGAAATCCCGGGAGCGGTTGAATATGTAGAAAACCTTATGGCAGTGTTCCGATTTCAAGGGCCGGCTGATTTGGCGTTAGATGTAAAGTTAAAGTGGGTTAAGAAGCGGCTTAAGGAATGGGTGTATAGCCGAAAGTCTGAGATGAACAGTGAGTATAATGCAAAGGTGAAAAGACTGGAGGAAATCGAAGTGGTAGCTGAACAGAGACTCCTAAATCAAGTGGAATTGGAGGAAAGGGCAGAGTGCAAGGATCTTATATCGGAGATGGATAGATTAAAGTCCATGGATATGAGACAAAAATCTCGGTACGATGGGCTAAGGACGGGGACGAGAACACAAAGTACTTCCACGGGGTAG